The following nucleotide sequence is from Gloeocapsa sp. PCC 7428.
TGGCAATCAATTTTAAAAGTTGAACAAGTCGGAATTCACGATAACTTTTTTGGGTTGGGTGGTGATTCTATCCTCGCGATTCAAATTGTCAGTCGGGCGCAGCAAGCTGGTATTCAAATTACACCAAAACAGCTATTTCAACATCAAACTATTGCTGAATTAGCAGATGTTGCTACATCAATATCAAAGACGGCTGAACAAGGTATTGTCACCGGATATTCACCTCTGACTCCGATTCAACATTGGTTTTTTGAGCAAAAGTTAACAAATCCACATCACTTCAATCAAGCAGTTTTCCTTGATGCCAAAACAAAGCTAAATCTAGAGTGGTTAATTCAAGCTGTACAACAGTTAATCTTACACCACGATGCTTTGCGATCGCGTTTTGTGCAAACTGAATCTGGCTGGCAACAATTTTACACTTCACCCAACGATGAAGCATTAGTAACTCATTTTGACCTTTCTGCAATACCCGAAGCTAGTCAAGCATCTGTAATTTCTACGATTGCTAACCAAGTTCAAACCAGTCTAAACTTCTCAACAGGTCCATTAGTCAGAGTTGCTTTATTTGAGCTAGGCAACCAAAATTGTTTATTATTTGTTATTCATCATCTTGTAGTTGATGGGGTTTCTTGGCGAATTTTATTAGAAGATTTTGAAACAGTTTATCAGCAAATCAGTAATGGAGAAATTCAACTTCCGCTCAAAACCACTTCCTTTAAACAATGGGCGGAAGCTTTAATAGAATATGCTAAATCTATTGAACTTCACTTTGAAAATGATCCAATGATGCAGGATAAATTACCTGTAGACTATGTCACAAGTGAAAATGCGATCGCAACATCTCAACAAGTTGCCGTTACTCTATCTTCAGAATATACACAAGTGTTGTTGAAAGATGTACCCCAAGTTTATAACACGCAAATCAATGATGTTTTGCTAACAACTTTATTACGAACCTTTGCCCAGTGGACAGGTAACAATTCCCTTAGAGTTGATGTTGAGGGACACGGTAGAGTAGAACTATTTGAGGATTTAGATTTATCGCGAACCGTCGGTTGGTTTACAACACTGGTTCCCATACAACTAACGCAAGCTGATGATTTTGTAGCGACTTTGTTATCTATTAAAGAGCAGATAAAACTACCTAACCAAGGAATTGATTATGGTATCTCTCACTATCTCCAAAACTCTAATAATATACTACAAGCTGAAGTCAGTTTTAATTACTTAGGACAAATTGATACTTTACTAGCAACATCAAATTTATTTGAACTTAGAGAACAATCTCCTGGAGTTACTCAAGACCCAAGTTCACAAAGATACTATTTAATAGAAATTAACGCATCAGTCGTTCAAGGACAACTTAAGTTGATTTGGACTTACAGTCGCCATTATCACGAATCAACCATTGCCAATCTAGCACAACAGTATTTAGAAATACTCATGCAATTCCTCAATCATTGTTTAGCACAAAAAGCAAAAGGCGAATACCTATCTGAATTCTCACTAGCACAACTCAAACAAAACCAACTTGACAATATTTTAGCTCAAGTAGAATTTGAACTTTAAAAAATCATAAATTCTCCATAAAAATACCTCCCAATCTCTTTCTCTGCGATCTCTGTGTCTCTGCGGTTCGTTATAAAAGTAATTCTTATGAAGTTTCTTCGCCGAATTAAAAAAACGTCATTAATATTATTTACACTGATTGCGATCGCAACCGCTGCACTGATCTTAATTCTTCATCTTCAAAACTCCCACTCCTATCACCCACCATCCCCAACCGCAACAGTTCCACCATCAGTTTACCCATCACCTGCTACCAATTCATCAAATTTGCGAGTCCGCAAGAGTGTAGTACAACTTACATCAGCCGAGAAAACAGCATTTATCCAAGCATTAAAAACCTTAAAAAATACTATTTCTCCAGATAGCAATCTGAGTGTTTACGACCAATTTGTATTGCAACACGTCTTAACGATGGGATTTCAAAAGCGCTTAGGCGCAACAGGTCCCGCCCAAGGTAATCCAGCCCACAGTCAACCCGCATTTTTACCTTGGCATCGTCAATTTCTATGGCAATTTGAACAAGAGTTACAAAAGATCGACCCTACAGTAACAATACCTTATTGGGATTGGACTGATACCCAAGCATTAGAAGCCATACTACAACCCGATTTTTTAGGAAATTCGGGTCAAGGCGTTACCGTTAATATATCGAATCAAAGTTATACCGGTGGCGTTGTTTCTTCTGAAATATTTACCGATTGGAAACTCAATGAAAACATTCATTTTGACCCAATCAACATGACTTCGTTAGGGACAAAGCTGCTACGATTTGTTGGAATGCCACCATGCAATCAGTATCCCATGTCGCCATCGGCAGTAAATCAACTTCTGAGTATCAACAACTACGAAGTTTTTAACGCACTGATTGAAGGTGCATTGGTATTAAATAACAAAAATGAATATTTTGAGGGATGGACATTACACGCCTGCGCGCATTCGATCATTGGCGGTAGCATCGTCGATAAAGATAGCCCCATGCGTCAAACTCGTATTTTAGGGACGATGGATAGTATTCCGAGTTCTCCCTACGATCCGATTTTTTGGCTGAATCATGCCAATGTAGATCGCCTTTGGGCAAAATGGCAAGATCAAGGTCATACTGGTGAGAGTTTTTATCCAAAATCCGGTGTACCCTTTGGACACAATCTGCACGACCCGATGTGGCCCTGGGATGGTGGATTATCCCAACCTGGTAATTATGGCTTGGGAAATATCAGATCGATGCTGAAAAAAACAAATGTTGTTGTCACGCCCGCAGATGTACTGAATTATCGAAAGCTGGGCTATGGCTATGAATAAAGGGATCAGGAAATAATAATAACAAAAATAGTAATAAATGTTTTTCTCATAAGATTTGTTGTATATAAATACCGAAGAGAAAGTTTTAGAGTTTTTAGTACAGAAAACTAATTGAACGAAAGAACATACCAATGTCAATAAAATACATTCTCAAAACAATTCTTGCTACCTGCTCAATAACAGTGACTAATTTTCTTTTATCACTAACATCTCAACCTATATTAGCTAATCCGAGAAACCTAGAAACTTTGAGGATTTCACATCCGACCATCGCCCCCGATTGGTCATCTATGGGAAAGTCTCTATTTTGCCAATCCATCAACAGATTATTGAGCTTGATCGCTCTTCTCAAGTGTTGAAACCTAATAATTGGACAGTGACTAACTCGTTTCGTGCAGCTTACATTGCTTGGGATGAGACTAAGAATTTATCAGTATCTCACCGACA
It contains:
- a CDS encoding tyrosinase family protein gives rise to the protein MKFLRRIKKTSLILFTLIAIATAALILILHLQNSHSYHPPSPTATVPPSVYPSPATNSSNLRVRKSVVQLTSAEKTAFIQALKTLKNTISPDSNLSVYDQFVLQHVLTMGFQKRLGATGPAQGNPAHSQPAFLPWHRQFLWQFEQELQKIDPTVTIPYWDWTDTQALEAILQPDFLGNSGQGVTVNISNQSYTGGVVSSEIFTDWKLNENIHFDPINMTSLGTKLLRFVGMPPCNQYPMSPSAVNQLLSINNYEVFNALIEGALVLNNKNEYFEGWTLHACAHSIIGGSIVDKDSPMRQTRILGTMDSIPSSPYDPIFWLNHANVDRLWAKWQDQGHTGESFYPKSGVPFGHNLHDPMWPWDGGLSQPGNYGLGNIRSMLKKTNVVVTPADVLNYRKLGYGYE